In a genomic window of Deinococcus radiotolerans:
- a CDS encoding tyrosine-type recombinase/integrase, which yields MTLAPYAATVLAQAQTWASLPDDELRRRAVQAAGDKHVADLLSLTRAYLTHEGVSGLLTSPRTTEAYTLGVRQFLEYATANAVNLLRPGRRDASSYVAFMLSAGRKPAGVQLKVAAANCLYRALRWAGATEADPFKDVKIPKDRTPGLVKRPPYQEDELADVLDHADVHVKFLLFLTAHAGLRISEALALTWDDVDEASRRVHVRSGKGRKERVVAMSTSLARASRHYRGLYAPGGPDHTDGKRTTPVGHVFRYASPMTARYHLEKAFQAAGVKFRGFHPGRKYAGTRLLQQVKDFGRVAAHLGHESIDTTRRGYAKLATDDLKDDLAGW from the coding sequence ATGACCCTGGCCCCGTACGCTGCGACGGTCCTCGCCCAGGCCCAGACGTGGGCCAGCCTGCCCGATGACGAACTCCGCCGACGCGCCGTGCAGGCCGCCGGGGACAAGCACGTGGCCGACCTGCTCTCCCTGACCCGCGCGTACCTCACCCATGAGGGCGTCAGTGGCCTGCTCACCAGCCCACGCACCACCGAGGCGTACACCCTGGGCGTACGGCAGTTCCTTGAGTACGCCACTGCGAACGCCGTGAATCTCCTGCGGCCCGGTCGCCGGGACGCCTCCAGCTACGTCGCGTTCATGCTGAGCGCCGGACGCAAGCCCGCCGGCGTGCAATTGAAAGTCGCGGCCGCGAACTGCCTGTACCGCGCGCTCCGCTGGGCTGGTGCCACCGAGGCTGACCCCTTCAAGGACGTGAAGATTCCCAAGGACCGCACGCCCGGCCTCGTGAAACGCCCGCCGTATCAGGAGGATGAGCTCGCGGACGTCCTTGATCACGCGGACGTGCACGTGAAGTTCCTGCTGTTCCTCACGGCTCACGCGGGGCTGCGCATCAGTGAGGCGCTCGCCCTGACCTGGGACGATGTGGACGAGGCCAGCCGCCGCGTTCACGTGCGCAGCGGGAAGGGACGTAAGGAACGCGTGGTCGCCATGAGTACCAGCCTTGCCCGCGCCAGCCGGCACTACCGTGGCCTGTACGCACCCGGCGGCCCCGACCACACGGACGGCAAGCGCACCACGCCCGTCGGCCACGTGTTCCGGTACGCGTCACCCATGACCGCCCGGTACCACCTGGAGAAGGCCTTCCAGGCGGCTGGCGTGAAGTTCCGGGGGTTCCACCCGGGCCGCAAGTATGCCGGGACGCGGCTGCTTCAGCAGGTCAAGGATTTCGGGCGGGTCGCGGCGCACCTGGGACACGAGAGCATCGACACTACCCGGCGGGGCTACGCGAAACTCGCCACGGACGACCTGAAGGATGATCTGGCGGGCTGGTGA
- a CDS encoding ABC transporter substrate-binding protein, which translates to MKKALFLSVLTLFSLASAEVRIGVIVSSTGPAASLGIPEKNTVALLPQTIAGQQIVYTILDDASDTTAAVTNARKLIQDTKVDLIIGTTTTPASLAMIDVVAEAKVPMISLAASEGIIKPVDAKRSWVFKTPQTDALMAAAIVQHMVQNNVKTVGYIGFNDAYGEGWSAELKKNAAARGLKIVAEERYARSDTSVTGQVLKLVAARPDAILIGASGVPAVLPQKALKDRGYGGKIYQTHGVANADFLRVGGRDVEGAILPAGPVLVADQLLTTNPTRKVGLAYMNLYEAKYGKDSVSTFGAHMWDAGLLLQRALPVALKKAKPGTAAFRSALRDALEGTRNVIGAHGIFNLSATDHLGLDARSRVMVQVVDGTWKLLPSR; encoded by the coding sequence ATGAAAAAGGCCCTGTTCCTGAGCGTCCTGACGCTGTTCTCTCTCGCTTCCGCGGAGGTCCGGATTGGCGTGATCGTCTCTTCGACCGGCCCGGCGGCGAGCCTGGGCATTCCCGAGAAGAACACGGTGGCCCTGCTGCCGCAGACCATCGCCGGTCAGCAGATCGTGTACACCATCCTCGATGACGCGTCCGACACGACGGCCGCCGTCACGAACGCCCGGAAACTGATCCAGGACACGAAGGTGGACCTGATCATCGGGACGACCACCACGCCCGCGTCCCTGGCCATGATTGACGTGGTCGCCGAGGCGAAGGTACCCATGATCAGCCTGGCGGCCAGTGAGGGCATCATCAAACCCGTGGACGCCAAGCGCAGCTGGGTGTTCAAGACCCCGCAGACCGACGCGCTGATGGCGGCCGCGATCGTGCAGCACATGGTGCAGAACAACGTGAAGACCGTCGGGTACATCGGCTTCAACGACGCGTACGGCGAGGGCTGGTCGGCGGAACTGAAGAAGAACGCCGCGGCACGCGGCCTGAAGATCGTCGCGGAGGAACGCTACGCCCGCAGCGATACCAGCGTGACCGGCCAGGTCCTCAAACTGGTGGCCGCGCGGCCCGACGCGATCCTGATCGGCGCGTCCGGCGTGCCGGCGGTGCTGCCGCAGAAGGCCCTGAAAGACCGCGGGTACGGGGGCAAGATCTACCAGACGCACGGCGTGGCGAACGCGGACTTCCTGCGCGTGGGCGGCCGGGACGTGGAGGGCGCCATTCTCCCGGCCGGGCCGGTCCTCGTGGCCGACCAGCTGCTCACGACGAACCCCACCCGCAAGGTGGGTCTGGCGTACATGAACCTGTACGAGGCGAAGTACGGCAAGGACTCGGTCAGCACGTTCGGCGCGCACATGTGGGACGCGGGGCTGCTGCTCCAGCGGGCGCTGCCCGTGGCGCTCAAGAAGGCCAAGCCCGGCACGGCCGCCTTCCGCAGCGCGCTGCGTGACGCGCTGGAAGGCACGCGTAACGTGATCGGCGCGCACGGCATCTTCAACCTGTCGGCCACAGATCACCTGGGCCTCGACGCCCGCAGCCGCGTGATGGTGCAGGTCGTGGACGGCACCTGGAAACTCCTCCCCAGCCGCTGA
- a CDS encoding biliverdin-producing heme oxygenase, whose product MTTSPSSAAPLLARLKTDTRQAHVRAEHALNLMDPALSAAHYADVLSWLHARHARLEPTLEALLSADLTGEERAALDLASRRKAPLLAADLTALGRTVGPTGPPPAWLRCEADAWGAAYVLEGATLGGQLVIRHLRRLKFSEDALRYYGSYGAEVGARWRTFGHLLSARHARDPHPALFAARAVEAATRTFADLTFPAATGLAAPESA is encoded by the coding sequence GTGACCACCTCGCCCTCCTCGGCCGCCCCGCTGCTCGCCCGCCTGAAAACCGACACGCGCCAGGCGCACGTCAGGGCCGAGCACGCCCTGAATCTCATGGACCCGGCGCTCTCTGCGGCGCACTACGCGGACGTCCTCTCGTGGCTGCACGCCCGGCACGCCCGGCTGGAACCCACGCTGGAAGCCCTGCTGAGTGCGGACCTGACCGGAGAGGAGCGCGCGGCGCTGGACCTCGCGTCCCGCCGCAAGGCCCCCCTGCTGGCGGCCGATCTGACCGCCCTGGGCCGGACGGTCGGGCCAACCGGGCCTCCGCCCGCGTGGCTGCGCTGCGAGGCGGACGCCTGGGGCGCCGCGTACGTCCTGGAGGGGGCCACGCTGGGTGGACAGCTGGTCATCCGTCACCTGCGGCGCCTGAAGTTCAGCGAGGACGCCCTCCGGTATTACGGCAGTTACGGTGCGGAGGTCGGCGCGCGCTGGCGGACCTTCGGGCACCTGCTGTCGGCCCGGCACGCCCGCGACCCGCACCCGGCGCTGTTCGCGGCGCGGGCTGTCGAGGCGGCCACCCGCACCTTCGCTGACCTGACCTTCCCCGCCGCTACTGGACTGGCGGCCCCGGAGAGCGCATGA
- a CDS encoding AMP-binding protein, producing the protein MFNPAAEALPLPDLRALQLQQLRDTIARLYDRVLAYRARFGQLGLSADDLRSLDDLRHYPFTRKSDLRDHYPFGLFSVPRAELRRVHASSGTSGKATVVGYDAHDLDVFAEVVARSLHAAGVRPGMLFHNAYGYGLFTGGLGVHAGAERLGAGVIPVSGGGTERQVQLIEDFEPEVISCTPSYALVLADALARRGHTPQTLSLKYAVLGAEPWSDAMRVEVQDRLGVQATNIYGLSEIMGPGVSNEDVTEQRGSYLWEDHFYPEIVHPETGEPLPDGEFGVLVLTSMTRTAMPLLRYWTGDITRLLPGPNATGRTMRRMDRIRGRSDDMIILRGVNVYPTQIEAALVHFSELQPHYQLVLTNAGPLDELLLRVESTRVDAPLQDEVIRVLKEQLGVTLTCELCGPGELPRSEGGKLQRVVDRRAAR; encoded by the coding sequence ATGTTCAACCCCGCCGCCGAGGCCCTGCCGCTGCCCGACCTGCGCGCCCTGCAACTCCAGCAGCTGCGGGACACCATCGCCCGGTTGTACGACCGGGTGCTCGCGTACCGAGCGCGCTTCGGGCAGCTCGGCCTGAGCGCCGACGACCTGCGCAGCCTGGACGACCTGCGGCACTACCCGTTCACGCGCAAGAGCGACCTGCGCGACCACTACCCCTTCGGGCTGTTCAGCGTGCCTCGCGCCGAGCTGCGCCGCGTGCACGCGTCCAGCGGCACGAGCGGCAAGGCCACCGTCGTTGGGTACGACGCGCACGACCTGGACGTGTTCGCGGAGGTCGTGGCCCGCAGCCTGCACGCCGCCGGGGTGCGGCCCGGCATGCTGTTCCACAACGCGTACGGGTACGGGCTGTTCACGGGTGGACTGGGCGTCCACGCGGGCGCCGAGCGGCTGGGCGCGGGCGTGATTCCCGTGTCGGGCGGCGGCACAGAGCGGCAGGTGCAGCTCATCGAGGACTTTGAACCCGAGGTGATTTCCTGCACGCCCAGCTACGCGCTGGTCCTCGCGGACGCCCTGGCCCGCCGGGGCCACACGCCGCAGACCCTGAGCCTGAAGTACGCGGTGCTGGGCGCGGAACCCTGGAGTGACGCCATGCGCGTGGAAGTGCAGGACCGCCTGGGCGTGCAGGCCACGAACATCTACGGCCTGTCCGAGATCATGGGCCCGGGCGTCAGCAACGAGGACGTGACCGAGCAGCGCGGCAGTTACCTCTGGGAGGATCACTTCTACCCGGAAATTGTTCATCCGGAGACAGGCGAGCCGCTGCCTGACGGGGAGTTCGGTGTGCTGGTCCTGACCTCCATGACCCGCACCGCGATGCCGCTGCTGCGGTACTGGACGGGCGACATCACCCGGCTGCTGCCCGGCCCGAACGCGACGGGCCGCACCATGCGCCGCATGGACCGCATCCGGGGCCGCAGCGACGACATGATCATCCTGCGCGGCGTGAACGTGTACCCCACGCAGATCGAGGCGGCCTTGGTGCACTTCAGCGAACTGCAACCGCATTACCAGCTGGTCCTGACGAACGCGGGCCCGCTGGATGAACTGCTGCTGCGCGTGGAGAGCACGCGGGTGGACGCGCCGCTGCAGGATGAGGTCATCCGGGTGCTCAAGGAGCAGCTGGGCGTGACCCTCACGTGCGAGCTATGCGGTCCGGGCGAATTGCCCCGCAGCGAGGGCGGGAAACTTCAGCGGGTGGTGGATCGCCGAGCGGCCCGCTGA
- a CDS encoding branched-chain amino acid ABC transporter permease gives MQIFDPSIFPILAADGLTNGAVYALLSLALVLVFAVTRVIFVPMGEFVVFGTLTLAALQLGKVPGTVTLLLILLGLAAALEAARHLRRGHVTPAALTVGGAALLGAVLWGAAHWIAPLKPPLPVQVLLTLLLVAPLGPLLYRTVFQPLQNATVLVLLIASVALHLVLTGLALVFFGPEGSRTPPFAQGTVALGQVTLTWQSLLVILVSAVLMLALYVFFERTMPGKALRATAVNRLGARLVGISPTSAGTLTFTLAALIGALGGMLIGPSVAMTYDSGFLIGLKGFVGAIIGGLVSYPLAAAGALLVGLIESFASFSLSGWKEVIVFTLILPVLLWRSVITRHAPEDEE, from the coding sequence ATGCAAATCTTTGATCCAAGTATCTTCCCCATCTTGGCCGCCGACGGCCTCACGAACGGCGCCGTGTACGCCCTGCTGTCCCTGGCGCTGGTACTGGTCTTTGCCGTGACGCGCGTCATTTTCGTGCCCATGGGCGAATTCGTGGTGTTCGGCACCCTGACCCTCGCGGCCCTGCAACTGGGCAAGGTGCCGGGCACCGTCACGCTGCTGCTGATCCTGCTGGGTCTCGCCGCGGCGCTGGAGGCCGCCCGCCACCTGCGCCGCGGGCACGTGACCCCGGCCGCCCTGACGGTTGGTGGGGCCGCGCTACTGGGCGCCGTGCTGTGGGGCGCGGCGCACTGGATTGCGCCCCTGAAGCCGCCCCTGCCGGTGCAGGTGCTGCTGACCCTGCTGCTGGTCGCGCCGCTGGGCCCGCTGCTGTACCGCACGGTGTTTCAGCCGCTGCAGAACGCCACCGTGCTGGTTCTGCTGATCGCGTCCGTGGCGCTGCATCTGGTCCTGACGGGCCTGGCGCTGGTCTTCTTCGGGCCGGAGGGCTCGCGTACGCCGCCGTTCGCGCAGGGCACCGTGGCGCTCGGGCAGGTGACGCTGACCTGGCAGAGCCTGCTGGTGATCCTGGTGTCCGCCGTGCTGATGCTGGCCCTGTACGTGTTCTTCGAGCGGACCATGCCCGGCAAGGCGCTGCGCGCGACCGCTGTGAACCGCCTGGGCGCCCGGCTGGTGGGGATCAGCCCCACGTCAGCGGGCACCCTGACCTTCACGCTGGCCGCCCTGATCGGCGCGCTGGGCGGCATGCTGATCGGCCCCTCGGTTGCCATGACGTACGACAGCGGCTTCCTGATCGGCCTCAAGGGCTTCGTGGGCGCCATCATCGGCGGGCTGGTCAGCTATCCCCTCGCGGCGGCCGGGGCGCTGCTGGTGGGCCTGATCGAGAGTTTTGCGTCGTTCAGTCTGTCCGGCTGGAAGGAAGTCATCGTGTTCACGCTGATCCTCCCGGTCCTGCTGTGGCGCTCGGTGATCACCCGGCACGCGCCGGAGGATGAGGAGTGA
- a CDS encoding ATP-binding protein, with the protein MTHDPVRVTALDAPVDLTNCDREPIHIPGAVQPHGAMVALRGATIVQVSENLPELLGVAVTDALGGPLEQLLDGPLAGQVREALRSGGLQRNPLLLLSAEVRGRGPFDVTAHQMNDLTILEFEQTPRSAVQTDAYSLVRAALGRLNAAPNQDHFVALVAQEVQALTGFDRVMVYQFADDGTGTVIAERSAPGMTPYLGLRYPASDIPKQARALYVMNMLRIIADANYTPVPLLAHPGEQPLDMSYCALRSVSPIHLEYLRNMGVGASMSISLLRGAELWGLIACHHTGPRALSANVRAACELIGQVASVQLSAWQERQDQTYQLHLKDAQSQLMERLANAPDLMEALVGQHSQLLEFVDASGAAVCLDGEIIRMGRAPTTEQVRALQAWLGTQAEAEVLHTRALSELFPDAAAYADTASGLLSVQLSRQLGDHVMWFRPEELQTVTWGGDPNKPAEVDAAGQDRLSPRRSFEAWQQTVRSRSTPWLPEEIAAARTLRRALLNIVLRRAEEIRELNDDLTRSNLDLARSNADLDAFAYIASHDLKEPLRGLHNYSMFLLESYAQQLDEDGVSKLNTLVRLTQRMDDLIDSLLLYSRMGRVDLSFRPTDLNDVLHGVLDVLSARLDHAGAQVHAAPLPTLLLDRVRVGEILNNLITNAVKYTDKAQPVIEVGAVAPGERGDLSLPAVLPDDAWIIYVRDNGIGIHEKHFENIFRIFKRLHARDQFGGGTGAGLTIVKKLVERHGGLIWLESVIGQGTTFYFTLNPGQAT; encoded by the coding sequence ATGACCCACGATCCTGTCCGCGTGACCGCCCTGGACGCGCCCGTTGACCTGACGAACTGCGACCGCGAACCCATTCACATTCCCGGCGCCGTGCAGCCTCACGGGGCGATGGTCGCCCTGCGGGGCGCGACCATCGTGCAGGTCAGCGAGAACCTGCCCGAGCTGCTGGGCGTGGCCGTGACGGACGCGCTGGGCGGCCCGCTGGAACAGCTGCTGGACGGCCCTCTGGCCGGGCAGGTCAGGGAGGCCCTGCGCTCGGGCGGCCTTCAGCGCAACCCGCTGCTGCTGCTCAGCGCCGAGGTCCGGGGCCGCGGGCCCTTTGACGTGACCGCCCACCAGATGAACGACCTGACCATCCTGGAATTCGAGCAGACGCCGCGCAGCGCCGTGCAGACCGACGCGTACTCGCTGGTGCGCGCCGCGCTGGGGCGCCTGAACGCCGCGCCGAACCAGGATCACTTCGTGGCCCTGGTCGCTCAGGAGGTGCAGGCGCTGACGGGCTTTGACCGCGTGATGGTGTACCAGTTCGCCGATGACGGCACCGGCACCGTGATCGCTGAGCGCAGCGCGCCCGGCATGACGCCGTACCTGGGTCTGCGCTACCCCGCGTCGGACATTCCCAAGCAGGCGCGGGCCCTGTACGTGATGAACATGCTGCGCATCATCGCGGACGCGAACTACACGCCGGTGCCGCTGCTCGCGCATCCCGGTGAGCAGCCGCTGGACATGAGTTACTGCGCGCTGCGCAGCGTGTCCCCCATTCACCTGGAGTACCTGCGGAACATGGGTGTCGGGGCGTCCATGAGTATCAGCCTGCTGCGCGGCGCTGAACTGTGGGGCCTGATCGCGTGCCATCACACCGGCCCACGTGCGCTGAGTGCCAACGTCCGCGCCGCGTGCGAACTGATCGGGCAGGTGGCCAGCGTGCAGCTGAGCGCGTGGCAGGAGCGGCAGGATCAGACGTATCAGCTGCACCTTAAAGACGCGCAGTCGCAGCTGATGGAACGCCTCGCGAACGCCCCGGACCTGATGGAGGCGCTCGTCGGGCAGCACTCGCAGCTGCTGGAGTTCGTGGATGCCAGCGGCGCCGCCGTGTGCCTGGACGGCGAGATCATCCGCATGGGCCGCGCGCCCACCACCGAGCAGGTCCGGGCGTTGCAGGCGTGGCTGGGCACGCAGGCCGAGGCGGAAGTGCTGCACACCCGCGCCCTGAGCGAACTGTTCCCGGACGCCGCCGCGTACGCCGACACGGCCAGCGGCCTGCTGAGCGTGCAGCTGTCCCGCCAGCTGGGCGACCACGTGATGTGGTTCCGCCCGGAGGAGTTGCAGACCGTCACGTGGGGCGGCGACCCGAACAAACCGGCCGAGGTGGACGCGGCCGGTCAGGACCGCCTGTCGCCCCGCCGGTCCTTTGAGGCGTGGCAGCAGACGGTCCGCAGCCGCAGCACGCCGTGGCTGCCTGAGGAGATCGCCGCGGCCCGGACCCTGCGGCGGGCGCTGCTGAACATCGTGCTGCGCCGCGCCGAGGAGATCCGCGAACTGAACGACGACCTGACGCGCAGCAACTTGGACCTGGCGCGCAGCAACGCCGACTTGGACGCCTTCGCGTACATTGCTAGTCACGACCTGAAAGAGCCCCTGCGGGGCCTGCACAACTACTCCATGTTCCTGCTCGAATCGTACGCGCAGCAGCTGGACGAGGACGGCGTGTCGAAACTGAACACGCTGGTGCGGCTCACGCAGCGCATGGATGACCTGATCGACTCGCTGCTGCTGTACTCCCGGATGGGACGCGTGGACCTCAGCTTCCGGCCCACGGACCTGAACGACGTGCTGCACGGCGTCCTGGACGTGCTCTCGGCGCGGCTGGATCATGCGGGCGCGCAGGTTCACGCGGCGCCCCTGCCGACCCTGCTGCTGGACCGCGTGCGGGTCGGGGAGATCCTGAACAACCTCATCACGAACGCCGTGAAGTACACCGACAAGGCGCAGCCCGTGATTGAGGTGGGTGCCGTCGCCCCGGGTGAGCGCGGCGACCTGTCCCTCCCCGCGGTCCTGCCGGACGACGCGTGGATCATCTACGTGCGCGACAACGGCATCGGCATTCACGAGAAGCACTTCGAGAACATCTTCCGGATCTTCAAGCGGCTGCACGCCCGCGATCAGTTCGGGGGCGGCACCGGCGCCGGGCTGACCATCGTGAAGAAACTCGTCGAGCGGCACGGCGGCCTCATCTGGCTGGAGAGCGTGATCGGACAGGGCACCACCTTCTACTTCACGCTGAACCCCGGGCAGGCCACGTGA